The genomic region ATGCATGCCTTAGTGAAGAGGAGCGCGAACTTGGCGTCGCGCTTGTTGAGCTTGGCGCAGGCGTGACCAATGTGTCGCTGTTCGCTGGCGGTATGCTGGTCGGACTAACGTCGATACCGATCGGGGCATCGGACATTACCGACGCTGTGGCGACGCAATTCGCAATGCGACGCGCGCAGGCTGAGCGGATAAAATGTTTCCATGGGTCTGCGACCACCAGCCCGCGCGACAATCACGACATGATTGATATCTCGAGCAAGGTTGACGAGGAGAGCGGAGAGGCGCCGCGGATTACGCGAGCACAGCTTATCTCCGTCATTCGCGAAAGGCTGGACGACTTGATGGCCGAAATCGACAAAGCACTCGATGCCATGGGCTTTAGCGGTCCGGTTGGCCGTCAGGTTGTTTTGACCGGAGGCGGAGCAGAGCTCAAAGGCATTGCAGATTTCGCTCAAGGCGCCCTTGGGCGAACGGTTCGAACGGGCCGTCCGATCGCATTGGCGGGCTTGCCGGAAGCGCATTCTGGGCCCGCATTTGCGACCCTGGCCGGGCTTGCACGCTTCGCTGCAGAAGGCCCGCAAGACCTTCGCGCGATGCAGGATCAGGTGCAGCTTGTGCACACCACGGCGAAGGGCGGACTCTGGAGCCGATTCATGGCCGCGTTCAAGAGTGAATATTGAGCGATAAAGTGAGGTTTATCCACGAGTCGCGTCGATTTTTTGCTAGCGTCGTTGAGTCATATTGTTGTAGTGTTGGTTAACGTTTTGATCAGGGTGCGAAAATTGCGAGGGGAGACACCGTCATGAGCATCGAATTTACCCGGACAGAAGTCAGCGAATTGCGACCGAAAATCACGGTTGTCGGCGTTGGCGGTGCTGGCGGAAATGCGATTGCCAATATGATCGATTCTGAGGTCCAGGGCGTTGATTTCATCGTCGCCAATACGGATGCTCAGGCGCTCAACCACAGCGACGCGGATACGCGTATACAGCTTGGCCCCAAGATCACCGAAGGCCTTGGCGCTGGCTCGCGGCCCGAAATCGGCCGGGCGGCCGCTGAAGAAACTCTTGCGGCAATCGATGACGCGCTGGATGGCTCGCACATGTGCTTCATCGCTGCCGGTATGGGCGGCGGCACCGGAACAGGTGCGGCGCCGGTCATCGCCGAAGCGGCTCGCAAAAAGGGTATCCTCACCGTTGGTGTAGTCACCAAGCCTTTCAGCTTTGAAGGCTCCCGTCGGGCCAAGTCCGCTGACTCCGGCATCGAAGAGCTGCAAAAGCATGTCGACACACTAATCGTTATTCCCAACCAGAATCTGTTCTTGATCGCCAATCCGGACACGACGTTCAAAGACGCCTTCAAGATGGCTGACGAAGTGCTCCAACAGGGCGTGCGCGGCATCACCGATCTGATGGTCATGCCGGGATTGATCAATCTCGACTTTGCCGATGTGCGCTCCGTTATGGAGGAAATGGGCAAGGCGATGATGGGTACGGGCGAAGGCGAAGGCGATAACCGCGC from Parasphingopyxis sp. CP4 harbors:
- the ftsA gene encoding cell division protein FtsA, which gives rise to MAQGRNDNLITVLDIGSSKICAMIVRNPEGSDLQVLGTGQRESKGIRRGYIADMEQTEAAIRAAVEQAERIAGINIDSAWVGFSAGGLVSKVTTIEADLGGYRIEDAHIRDLHIAGLSAIDPEEMEILHAHPTLYTLDGLEGVKNPLGLHADQLGVDIHAVLTERSPMRNLDHCVRSAYLGVEGIVASPVATGYACLSEEERELGVALVELGAGVTNVSLFAGGMLVGLTSIPIGASDITDAVATQFAMRRAQAERIKCFHGSATTSPRDNHDMIDISSKVDEESGEAPRITRAQLISVIRERLDDLMAEIDKALDAMGFSGPVGRQVVLTGGGAELKGIADFAQGALGRTVRTGRPIALAGLPEAHSGPAFATLAGLARFAAEGPQDLRAMQDQVQLVHTTAKGGLWSRFMAAFKSEY